From the Methanobrevibacter sp. genome, one window contains:
- a CDS encoding flavodoxin family protein yields MKTIIINASPRKKWNTAEVLDAARKGAESVGAETEYINLYDLVFKGCRSCLICKRKDKTKGKCYWRDDLTPLIEKIFEADALIIGSPIYFGQPTSEFRALLERLIFCIMSYDDGSSYFTGKVNVGIFYTMNAPIEFYEQSMKDSLASNEFLFKYLNGEVVSYPVCDTLQVHKYSEYNMAGFSQEAKEKQLILQFPNDLEKAFEIAAELSK; encoded by the coding sequence TTGAAAACAATTATTATCAATGCAAGTCCCAGAAAAAAATGGAACACTGCCGAAGTTCTTGATGCAGCAAGAAAAGGAGCGGAATCAGTCGGTGCTGAAACCGAATATATCAATCTGTATGATCTGGTTTTTAAAGGATGCAGAAGCTGTTTGATATGCAAAAGAAAGGATAAGACAAAGGGCAAATGTTACTGGAGAGATGACCTGACACCACTGATAGAAAAGATTTTTGAAGCGGATGCATTAATCATCGGCTCACCGATATATTTCGGACAGCCAACAAGCGAATTCAGGGCTCTGCTTGAAAGGCTTATATTCTGCATAATGTCTTATGATGACGGGTCCAGCTATTTTACCGGCAAGGTCAATGTAGGAATATTCTATACCATGAATGCTCCTATAGAGTTTTATGAACAGTCCATGAAAGACAGTTTGGCAAGCAATGAATTCTTATTTAAATATCTTAATGGGGAAGTGGTTTCATATCCTGTATGTGACACTCTTCAGGTTCATAAATATTCTGAGTATAATATGGCAGGTTTTTCACAGGAAGCAAAAGAAAAGCAGCTTATTTTACAGTTTCCGAATGACCTTGAAAAGGCATTCGAAATTGCAGCGGAACTGAGCAAGTAG
- a CDS encoding flavodoxin family protein — MKTVVINASPRRKWSTAEIMKEAAKGAESAGAEVEYIDLYKMDIHGCMSCLICKKADKEPCKCYWRDDLQPVIERILDADCLLIGSPIYFGEPTSHYRALLERLIFCILSYDGFGSYFEGKINVGLFFTMNAPKEYYENMMADYIESSNKVFGMLNGEVKIYPVLNTLQVKDYSKYRMAAFDENAKREYREKHFPTDLENAFKIGAELSRK; from the coding sequence ATGAAGACAGTGGTTATTAATGCAAGTCCGAGAAGAAAGTGGAGTACTGCCGAAATCATGAAAGAAGCAGCCAAGGGTGCTGAGTCAGCAGGAGCTGAAGTTGAATACATTGATTTGTATAAGATGGATATTCATGGCTGCATGAGCTGTTTAATATGTAAAAAGGCTGATAAGGAACCGTGCAAATGTTACTGGAGAGATGACCTCCAGCCTGTTATTGAAAGAATTCTTGATGCAGATTGTCTTTTGATAGGTTCTCCGATATATTTCGGCGAACCAACAAGCCATTACAGAGCATTGCTTGAAAGACTTATATTCTGCATACTGTCCTATGACGGTTTCGGGTCATATTTTGAAGGCAAAATCAATGTGGGCCTGTTTTTTACAATGAATGCTCCTAAGGAATATTACGAAAACATGATGGCGGATTATATTGAATCATCAAACAAAGTATTTGGAATGTTGAACGGAGAGGTTAAGATATATCCTGTTTTAAATACTCTGCAGGTAAAGGATTATTCCAAATATCGTATGGCGGCATTTGATGAAAATGCAAAACGGGAATATCGTGAAAAACATTTCCCGACCGATTTGGAAAATGCATTTAAAATTGGCGCTGAGCTGAGCAGGAAGTGA
- a CDS encoding Ig-like domain-containing protein, whose amino-acid sequence MKLKKGMLIALVVMAILTIGAVSASEDIVSDDLTVSNEAGNVQLSLENDENDVMSEGNSSVVVDEDDEENPYYIFVNEDEIITDSENEDYDENAMVAGIILPNDTEDGHLDVFTDDDVEIYSLIVRAVGEGDWQIDENGNLKSHIFLKDLDLTNVHDGDRVNFIFFDENGDKVDEYATSRTIEITESYIKFSGENSDEGDDEEDEPIVSIFVDTSKDYPTSGDGDESLITVLSQNGEEYHVAIFSSKKFFFDKNLTDFENIVPVEGDEELEGYYKYEITLNDVDFFNGSDDGDKIWIGVYKIEDCYKWMDASSQYHVLFNGNSSFRLLDALDIRIFYGNLISGETDDGMITFATDKFMDIAVPSSSSAVEVDVTVDFGDETKTYSLDDFDFEEVSDEEFSGKIYYIELNDEIKNMIRQHENQNITFNLSYGFNGKSISVSFKRILMGNVFYKINTLSDLNYLFDFNIAGDVLNSSDDEAVNIFCFDGNWHWAHNDLGGGYFKVYVNDNCVVSLELHSQLVDYSPRGVSFSLDDLGISTSGNYTIKITQLPDNETEIDEETGKIMPQYKFTGENEIISKDVVVNFEDVYEPVDPELTVELSKDEYEFEEIIEITIRSLASPVTVSVDGNTYTIAIVDGLGILQIPNLNAGNYTVIAISEKTDLYQAGEVNKTFSVNKVDVPLTLSVADIEVGQTAVLNIEMAKAINGDVLVSLAGNNYTVSLTNGKASLNVSDLKAGDYEAVAIYAGDINYNSVLNTTSFKVSKLAPTIEITVGEAVEGSDLDVTVEVPDATGSVVVNDEGVALADGKAVATIENLVAGDLTVEVNYVGDDKYSSASKNVTVVVKAKESPDLEVIVDDIDFGETVNVNITVNANVTGKLTVVGVVVEIDDGKGTYTISGLNAGNYNLTVAYEGDKYFNADEKTAAFKVNRVDSVLNASNVEFDYDGFGIINATFEGATGIEAQIIDHDHVVIEINDAQITVSNLSAGTHALMVTTIPDENHNPVTEFVRVVVNKVDSKLTVEDIVFDYGSYGASQITFDGAEGVIGKIDDTNITADGNVIIISGLDAGNYTLTVTTVPDDNHYAVSVSASVVVNRVDSSVIVPAISFDYGSSGSANVVLDGASGFNAAVDDDKAVVTVEENVITVSGLDVGTYTLTVTTVPDENHNSVTATATVTVNEAFEPIDPGLTVTVEDIIFGEFANVVIATNNTYSGDVLVQIGSSNYTVSVVDGSGSLILPGLTSGQYSVKVVSTPTDIFKAAESTVTFAVNKLATGVSAAKISTTYGTSKNLVVTLMDANGNILVNKTVTVKLNNVVYKKTTNSKGQVSVAVPKTLAVKTYTASITFAGDDNYAKSTGSQKVVVSKATPKLTAKAKTFNAKTKTKKYTATLKTDKNAALNGVKVTLKVNGKIYSVKTNSKGQAIFKITKLTKKSKFTAYVNFAGNSKYKAINKKIKLTAK is encoded by the coding sequence ATGAAACTTAAAAAGGGAATGCTGATTGCATTGGTTGTTATGGCTATTTTAACAATCGGTGCTGTCAGTGCATCTGAAGATATTGTCTCAGATGATTTGACTGTAAGTAATGAGGCAGGTAATGTTCAGCTGTCTTTGGAAAATGATGAAAATGATGTAATGAGTGAGGGAAATTCATCCGTTGTTGTTGATGAGGATGATGAGGAAAATCCTTATTATATTTTTGTAAATGAAGATGAAATCATCACTGACAGTGAAAATGAAGATTATGATGAAAATGCAATGGTTGCAGGAATAATCCTGCCTAATGATACAGAAGACGGGCATCTGGATGTCTTTACTGATGATGATGTGGAAATTTATAGTCTTATTGTTCGGGCTGTCGGTGAAGGGGATTGGCAGATAGATGAAAACGGAAATCTGAAATCCCATATCTTTTTGAAGGATTTGGATTTAACAAATGTCCATGACGGCGATAGAGTAAATTTCATTTTCTTTGATGAAAATGGGGACAAGGTTGATGAATACGCAACTTCAAGAACAATTGAAATAACCGAATCATATATTAAATTCAGTGGTGAAAACAGTGATGAAGGTGATGATGAAGAAGATGAGCCTATCGTAAGTATTTTTGTGGACACTTCAAAAGATTATCCTACTTCAGGAGACGGTGATGAAAGTTTAATAACCGTTTTATCACAAAACGGCGAAGAATATCATGTAGCCATATTCAGCAGCAAAAAATTCTTCTTCGATAAGAATTTGACAGATTTCGAAAATATAGTTCCTGTTGAAGGTGATGAGGAACTTGAAGGGTATTATAAATATGAGATTACACTCAATGATGTTGATTTCTTTAATGGATCGGATGATGGGGATAAAATCTGGATAGGCGTTTATAAGATTGAAGACTGCTATAAATGGATGGATGCTAGTTCACAATACCATGTGTTATTTAATGGCAATTCATCATTCAGATTATTGGATGCTCTCGACATTCGTATTTTCTACGGAAATTTAATCAGCGGTGAAACTGACGATGGTATGATTACTTTTGCCACAGATAAATTTATGGATATAGCTGTTCCTAGTTCTTCAAGCGCTGTTGAAGTAGATGTTACAGTTGATTTCGGAGATGAAACTAAAACTTATTCATTAGATGATTTTGACTTTGAAGAAGTCTCAGATGAGGAGTTTTCAGGTAAAATTTACTACATTGAACTAAATGATGAAATTAAAAATATGATTCGTCAGCATGAAAATCAAAATATAACCTTCAATTTAAGTTATGGATTTAATGGAAAAAGTATCTCAGTATCATTTAAGCGTATTTTAATGGGTAATGTTTTCTATAAAATAAATACTCTTTCAGATTTGAATTATCTGTTCGATTTTAACATAGCTGGTGATGTTTTAAACAGCAGTGATGATGAAGCTGTAAACATTTTCTGCTTTGATGGTAATTGGCATTGGGCCCACAATGATTTGGGAGGAGGTTATTTTAAAGTTTATGTAAATGATAATTGTGTTGTATCACTTGAATTACATAGTCAGCTAGTTGATTATTCTCCACGTGGTGTTTCTTTCAGTTTAGATGATTTGGGAATTTCCACATCAGGTAACTATACAATTAAAATAACCCAATTACCTGATAATGAAACTGAAATTGATGAGGAAACTGGCAAAATAATGCCTCAGTATAAATTTACCGGTGAAAATGAAATTATCAGTAAAGATGTGGTAGTGAACTTTGAAGATGTTTATGAACCAGTTGATCCTGAATTGACAGTAGAATTGTCTAAAGATGAATATGAATTTGAAGAAATAATTGAAATAACAATCAGATCACTGGCAAGTCCTGTCACTGTTAGCGTTGATGGCAACACATACACTATAGCTATAGTTGATGGTCTTGGCATTCTTCAGATTCCTAATTTAAATGCAGGTAATTACACTGTAATAGCAATATCCGAGAAAACAGACTTATATCAGGCCGGTGAAGTTAATAAAACATTCAGTGTCAATAAAGTTGATGTTCCTTTAACACTCAGTGTTGCAGATATTGAAGTTGGCCAGACTGCTGTTTTAAACATTGAAATGGCAAAAGCAATCAATGGTGATGTTCTAGTTAGCTTAGCAGGCAATAACTACACAGTATCTCTTACAAACGGTAAAGCCAGTCTGAATGTTTCAGATTTAAAAGCAGGTGATTATGAGGCAGTTGCAATTTATGCTGGAGATATTAACTATAACTCTGTATTAAACACCACTTCATTTAAAGTATCAAAATTAGCTCCTACTATTGAAATAACTGTTGGTGAGGCTGTTGAGGGCAGTGATTTGGATGTGACTGTTGAAGTTCCTGATGCAACCGGTAGTGTTGTTGTTAATGATGAAGGTGTTGCTTTGGCTGATGGTAAGGCTGTTGCTACCATTGAAAACTTGGTTGCCGGTGATTTGACTGTTGAGGTTAATTATGTTGGGGATGACAAGTATTCAAGTGCTTCTAAAAATGTTACTGTAGTTGTTAAAGCTAAAGAAAGTCCTGATTTGGAAGTTATAGTCGATGACATTGACTTCGGTGAAACAGTAAATGTCAACATTACCGTTAACGCTAATGTCACAGGTAAACTCACTGTTGTCGGTGTAGTTGTCGAAATTGATGACGGTAAAGGAACTTACACAATTTCTGGTTTAAATGCAGGCAATTATAATTTAACTGTTGCATATGAAGGGGATAAGTACTTCAATGCAGATGAGAAAACCGCAGCATTTAAAGTAAACAGGGTAGATTCTGTTTTAAACGCTTCCAATGTCGAATTTGATTACGATGGATTTGGCATAATCAATGCAACATTTGAAGGCGCAACAGGAATAGAAGCTCAAATAATTGACCACGACCATGTGGTAATTGAAATAAATGATGCTCAAATCACTGTTTCTAACCTGTCTGCAGGAACACATGCATTGATGGTGACTACAATTCCTGATGAAAATCACAATCCTGTAACTGAATTTGTGAGGGTTGTTGTAAATAAAGTTGACTCTAAACTCACTGTGGAGGATATTGTATTTGATTATGGAAGTTATGGGGCTTCACAAATTACTTTTGATGGTGCTGAAGGTGTAATTGGTAAAATTGATGATACTAACATTACTGCTGACGGTAACGTGATTATAATTTCAGGTTTGGATGCCGGTAACTACACCCTGACTGTAACTACAGTTCCTGATGATAATCACTATGCAGTTAGTGTATCTGCCTCTGTTGTTGTAAACAGGGTCGATTCATCTGTAATTGTGCCTGCAATCAGTTTTGATTACGGTTCTTCAGGCTCAGCAAATGTTGTTCTTGATGGAGCTTCAGGATTTAATGCAGCTGTTGATGATGACAAGGCTGTTGTAACTGTTGAGGAAAATGTGATTACAGTTTCCGGCCTGGATGTTGGAACATACACCTTAACTGTAACCACAGTTCCTGATGAAAATCACAATTCAGTAACCGCAACTGCAACTGTTACTGTAAATGAAGCGTTTGAACCGATTGATCCTGGTTTAACAGTCACTGTTGAGGATATAATCTTCGGTGAATTTGCCAATGTGGTCATAGCAACCAACAATACTTACTCAGGTGATGTTTTAGTTCAAATTGGAAGCAGCAATTATACAGTATCTGTTGTCGACGGCTCAGGTTCACTGATTCTTCCGGGTTTAACAAGTGGCCAATATTCTGTAAAAGTGGTTTCAACACCAACAGACATTTTCAAAGCTGCTGAGTCCACTGTAACATTTGCTGTTAATAAATTGGCTACCGGTGTCAGTGCGGCTAAGATAAGCACTACTTACGGTACCAGTAAAAACCTTGTTGTCACATTAATGGATGCAAACGGCAATATTCTTGTTAATAAAACTGTCACTGTCAAATTGAACAATGTTGTTTATAAAAAAACCACAAACAGCAAAGGACAGGTTTCAGTTGCAGTTCCAAAGACCTTGGCGGTTAAAACATACACTGCATCAATAACATTTGCAGGTGATGACAACTATGCCAAATCAACTGGGTCTCAAAAGGTAGTGGTTTCAAAGGCAACTCCAAAACTTACTGCAAAGGCAAAAACATTCAATGCTAAAACAAAAACTAAAAAATACACTGCAACCTTAAAAACAGATAAGAATGCTGCATTGAACGGCGTAAAAGTTACACTTAAGGTTAATGGAAAAATATATTCTGTCAAAACCAATTCCAAAGGTCAGGCAATATTTAAAATTACTAAATTAACCAAGAAGAGTAAATTTACAGCTTATGTGAATTTTGCAGGAAATTCCAAATACAAGGCAATAAACAAAAAAATAAAATTGACTGCTAAATAA
- a CDS encoding TIGR00266 family protein yields the protein MEYEIVGGAFPLVKCKLNKGERMKDESGAMAYMTPGIKMDTNTGGGLLKGLGRALAGDTLFMNFFTAERDGEEIGFSSYFPGKIIPIKLEGSQSIIGQKSSFLAAEDGIEIDMYFRKKLGAGLFGGEGFILQRFSGNGMVFLEIDGDVVEKTLAPGETLIVNNGHVAALDETVDFDIQRVKGVKNIVFGGEGLFFAKMTGPGRVWLQTMPVCKLAEAIVPFIPKKEE from the coding sequence ATGGAATACGAAATTGTAGGAGGAGCATTCCCACTTGTTAAATGCAAATTGAATAAAGGAGAAAGAATGAAAGATGAAAGCGGAGCAATGGCATACATGACTCCAGGCATTAAAATGGACACCAACACCGGAGGAGGTCTTCTAAAAGGTCTTGGAAGGGCATTGGCAGGAGATACATTGTTCATGAACTTCTTTACAGCAGAACGTGACGGCGAGGAAATAGGATTTTCATCATACTTCCCAGGAAAAATCATCCCTATCAAACTGGAAGGATCCCAGTCAATAATCGGTCAGAAAAGCTCATTTTTGGCAGCTGAAGACGGCATCGAAATTGACATGTACTTCAGAAAGAAACTCGGAGCAGGATTGTTTGGAGGTGAAGGATTCATTCTTCAAAGATTCTCAGGAAACGGAATGGTATTCCTGGAAATAGACGGAGACGTTGTTGAAAAAACATTAGCTCCAGGTGAAACACTTATTGTCAACAACGGACATGTTGCTGCACTCGATGAAACTGTAGATTTCGATATTCAAAGAGTGAAAGGTGTAAAAAACATTGTATTTGGTGGAGAAGGACTGTTCTTTGCAAAAATGACCGGACCTGGAAGAGTATGGCTCCAGACTATGCCAGTGTGCAAACTTGCTGAAGCAATCGTACCATTCATACCTAAAAAGGAAGAATAA
- a CDS encoding RNA-guided endonuclease TnpB family protein produces the protein MKFVKKVLKIRIYPTKMDKNDDGEKIVSINKIESNIGIRRFIYNHVLEFINNFKRLLIQNGYEDKAIVNISSCNVILKMLMHEYSFLEKAESSSRQQAIIDLVNAFKRYENPKIKSDYPVFKHRKKTIKFTFRIINNNYNIRITKDKNGHDKIKLAKLGLAKFKTSKKYRELLRRGSDKNDPSVKIKHVTVKRIHGKYFAIFNIEYIHIPETIISPRMQVGIDIGCSKLAVLSNGQEIPNLNLEKETDNIIRYQKTMSHHKQGSIRYLEAQKLYNKSWEKFLNKRDDYYNKAVSYIVKNSIFVAVQNENIISWKHNPYLSHSIQINAPRNFLDKLEKKCQQEGVTFIKLPKFFPSTKKCSKCQKINKNISGLENLGIRDWDCPHCHTHHDRDVNAAKNILNKGLEVVGTTAQ, from the coding sequence ATGAAATTTGTTAAAAAAGTTCTTAAAATTAGGATTTATCCTACTAAGATGGATAAGAATGATGATGGGGAAAAAATTGTTAGTATTAACAAAATTGAGTCCAATATAGGCATTCGCCGATTTATATATAATCATGTATTGGAATTTATTAATAACTTTAAACGCCTATTAATTCAAAATGGATATGAAGACAAGGCAATAGTTAACATTAGTTCATGCAATGTTATTTTAAAGATGTTAATGCATGAATATTCTTTTTTAGAAAAAGCTGAGTCCAGCAGTCGTCAGCAAGCAATAATAGACCTTGTTAATGCTTTTAAAAGATACGAAAATCCTAAAATAAAATCAGATTATCCAGTTTTTAAACATCGTAAAAAAACCATAAAATTCACATTCCGCATAATAAACAATAACTATAATATTAGAATAACAAAAGATAAAAACGGACACGATAAAATAAAATTAGCCAAACTAGGATTAGCAAAATTCAAAACCAGTAAAAAATACCGCGAATTACTACGACGAGGAAGTGACAAAAATGACCCTTCAGTTAAAATCAAACATGTAACAGTTAAAAGAATACATGGCAAATACTTTGCCATTTTCAACATCGAATACATACACATACCCGAAACAATCATAAGTCCACGAATGCAAGTGGGAATTGATATAGGATGCAGCAAACTAGCAGTTCTATCAAACGGCCAAGAGATACCCAATCTTAACCTCGAAAAAGAAACAGATAACATAATCCGATATCAAAAAACCATGAGCCACCACAAACAAGGATCCATAAGATACCTCGAAGCACAAAAATTATACAATAAATCATGGGAAAAATTCCTAAACAAAAGAGATGACTATTATAACAAAGCAGTATCTTATATTGTTAAAAACAGCATATTCGTTGCAGTTCAAAACGAAAACATCATTTCATGGAAACACAACCCATATTTAAGCCATTCAATTCAAATAAACGCACCCCGTAATTTCTTAGACAAACTAGAGAAAAAATGCCAACAAGAAGGCGTAACATTCATTAAACTCCCAAAATTTTTCCCATCCACTAAAAAATGCAGCAAATGTCAAAAAATCAATAAAAACATAAGTGGACTTGAAAATTTAGGAATACGAGACTGGGACTGCCCGCATTGCCACACACATCATGATCGTGATGTCAATGCAGCAAAAAACATCCTTAATAAAGGTTTAGAAGTCGTCGGGACGACGGCGCAGTAA